A genome region from Labilibaculum antarcticum includes the following:
- a CDS encoding ABC transporter permease: MFDRDRWTEVYMALKSNKLRTFLTAFGVFWGIFMLIIMLGSGKGLENGVYNGMGDFATNSVFIWTQPTSKPYKGYKQGRRYHFTNQDTKAILDNIPEVKLLAPRIQARGGDGDNNVIRGLKTGAFSILGDVPDVNLIDPVTITDGRFLNQVDINDTRKVAVIGDRVIEVLFEKDEDPIGEYIKLNGVFFQVVGTFKSMHNQGWGEWQDQCIFIPFTTLQKTYNYGNRVGHYSITSKDEYTATFVEEKVKALLKRRHSVHPDDDRAIGSENVEKEFIKINNLFMGIAGLIWIVGIGTLIAGIIGVSNIMLFIVKKRTKEIGIQRALGASPSMIISSILTESVVLTAIAGWFGLVFGVIILELLNKALESGGGDNSMFTNPEVDFNVAMIALVILIFAGIFAGIIPAKRAMEVRPIEAIRDE; this comes from the coding sequence ATGTTTGATAGGGATAGATGGACAGAAGTATACATGGCTCTTAAAAGCAATAAATTAAGAACCTTTTTAACAGCATTTGGCGTTTTTTGGGGAATCTTCATGCTTATCATCATGCTGGGTTCAGGGAAAGGACTTGAAAATGGTGTTTATAATGGGATGGGGGATTTTGCAACAAATTCAGTCTTTATTTGGACCCAACCAACAAGCAAACCCTACAAAGGATACAAGCAGGGTCGCAGGTATCATTTTACAAATCAAGATACGAAGGCTATTTTGGACAATATCCCTGAAGTAAAACTGTTGGCACCCAGAATTCAAGCTCGTGGTGGCGATGGCGATAATAATGTTATAAGAGGTTTGAAAACTGGAGCTTTTAGTATTCTAGGTGATGTTCCCGACGTAAATTTAATCGATCCGGTAACCATAACTGATGGTCGGTTTTTGAATCAGGTTGACATTAATGATACGAGGAAAGTTGCTGTAATTGGCGATCGGGTTATTGAGGTTTTGTTCGAAAAAGACGAAGATCCAATAGGGGAATACATCAAATTGAACGGAGTTTTTTTTCAGGTAGTTGGAACATTTAAATCCATGCATAATCAGGGATGGGGAGAATGGCAGGATCAATGTATTTTTATTCCTTTTACTACTCTTCAAAAAACATATAATTATGGGAACAGAGTAGGTCATTATTCAATTACCTCAAAAGATGAGTACACTGCAACCTTTGTAGAAGAGAAAGTTAAGGCTTTACTTAAAAGGCGTCACTCAGTTCATCCCGACGATGATCGGGCTATTGGCAGCGAGAATGTAGAAAAGGAATTTATTAAAATCAACAATCTGTTTATGGGTATAGCAGGATTAATCTGGATCGTTGGTATTGGAACCCTTATTGCCGGTATTATTGGTGTAAGCAATATTATGCTTTTTATAGTGAAAAAGCGAACCAAAGAAATCGGAATACAGAGAGCGTTAGGTGCTTCACCATCAATGATAATAAGTTCTATATTAACCGAATCGGTTGTATTGACAGCTATTGCAGGATGGTTTGGGCTTGTTTTTGGCGTAATTATATTGGAACTTTTAAATAAAGCACTTGAGAGTGGTGGAGGTGATAATTCCATGTTCACAAATCCAGAAGTCGATTTTAATGTGGCAATGATTGCTCTGGTAATTTTAATTTTCGCAGGGATTTTTGCTGGCATAATACCTGCGAAACGTGCCATGGAAGTTCGTCCTATTGAAGCAATCCGTGATGAATAA
- a CDS encoding gliding motility-associated C-terminal domain-containing protein, producing the protein MKRPLLFVVFFLLLFASVVMGTFSRLSASENFKDDVFSELATLPNSPPPVPINDLPCDAISLSTKLLCTYASYDNLEATNSEDFDSTIPNPSCGNYNGGDVWFTAKVPSSGEITIEVNSLSGGIGQLNFIVYSGTCTSLYEIGCYPSTITKSDDFTGRTPHEILFIRVYDEGNDELVNFQICASGPCADVVADAGFDGESCDLNFTFNATGSGEWSEISAPQDGSIISYSPNNTDSIANVAVSTIGEYEFEWKVTNGVCTDTDTVMVDFIQPPFAVLDSIKKVCSKLVDYLTALPSVGTPVWRQESGPSSAVFDSTTYYTFFKPEITVTEYGTYEFILNVTNRNCSAEDTIIMVFYEEPTIASVAGPLNSCGTLTSEPLSGNTPSVGIGTWSQVSGPGIATFSNINSGNATATVDVKGEYLYQWSIRNDSCPASTADISVSYYDSPTNASVGIDQEYCNVLTSLSLGGNTPVVGIGSWSQISGTGTSTFSSNNSGTSTATATDYGTYVYRWTIGNETCDSTRAELTVNFYETPTAASVGSDQDICSTDIITTQSGALGGNNVSLPMLGTWSQVSGPGTNTTTFSDVNSGNSTATPTDYGTYVYRWTIGNGNCDSTRAELTINFYEIPSIASVGEDQNQCATLTSTSLGGNEPTAGTGTWSQVSGPGTNTTAFSDINSGSSTATPTDYGTYVYRWTIGNGTCDSTRAELTVSFYEKPTAASVGFDQDICSSDILATQSGALGGNNVSLPMLGTWSQVSGPGTNTTTFSDINSGSSTATPTDYGTYVYRWTINNGTCTPSTADITVNFYQTPTTATVGSSQDQCGTLTSLGLGGNTPTAGTGSWSQFSGPGTNTTTFSDINSGISTATATDYGTYVYRWTIGNGTCASTEADITVNFYQTPTTATVGSSQDQCGTLTSTGLGGNTPVVGTGSWTQVLGTGTSTFSNDNSGTSTATATAYGTYVYRWTIGNETCDSTRAELTVNFYETPTAASVGSDQDICSPDILTTQSGALGGNNVSLPMLGTWSQESGPGTNTTTFSDINSGSSTATPTDYGTYVYRWTIGNGTCDSTRAELTVNFYKTPTAASVGSDQDICSSNILATQSGALGGNNVSLPMLGTWSQVSGPETTTFSNINSGSSTARPTAYGTYVYRWTINNGTCTPETADVSVNFYESPTTATVGSIQERCGTLTSTSLGGNTAVVGTGIWSQVSGPSTNTTTFSTINSGSSTATASDYGTYIYRWTIGNGTCTPSTADITVNFYQTPSVATVGSSQDQCGTLTSLGLGGNTPTAGTGLWSQFSGPGTNTTTFSDINSGISTATATDYGTYVYRWIIGNGTCDSTEADITVNFYQTPTTAAVGSSQDQCGTLTSTGLSGNTPVVGTGSWSQILGTGTSTFSNDNSGSSAATASDYGTYIYRWTIGNETCDSTRAELTVNFYETPSTATVGSNQDQCATLTSTSLGGNTPVVGTGTWSQESGPGSNTTTFSDINSGSSTATATDYGTYVYRWTINNGTCTPSTADITVNFYQTPTTATVGSSQDQCGTLTSLGLGGNTPTAGTGSWSQFSGPGTNTTTFSDINSGSSTATATDYGTYVYRWTIGNGTCASTEADITVNFYQTPTTATVGSSQDQCGTLTSTGLGGNTPVVGTGSWTQVLGTGTSTFSNDNSGTSTATATAYGTYVYRWTIGNETCDSTRAELTVNFYETPTAASVGSDQDICSPDILTTQSGALGGNNVSLPMLGTWSQESGPGTNTTTFSDINSGSSTATPTDYGTYVYRWTIGNGTCDSTRAELTVNFYKTPTAASVGSVQDICSSDILTTQSGALGGNNVSLPMLGTWSQVSGPGTTTFSNINSGSSTAKPTAYGTYVYRWTINNGTCTPETADVSVNFYESPTTATVGSIQERCGTLTSISLGGNTPTAGTGSWSQLSGPGTSTFSSVNSGGSTATVTNYGTYVYRWTIANETCTSSRADISVTYYQAPSLASVGVNQNICSDLSSTSLGGNTPWVGIGSWSQVSGLGTTIFSNVNFGNAIATASQPGSYIYRWTISNGSCTSNKEDIVVNFYEGPTVASAGGDQSYCDVLSSISLGANAPTIGSGSWTQISGPSSTIFSSTTSENAIATVTSYGTYLYRWTIANGICISTDDVTINFNQTPVSYAGTDDNICGGSNYAILGSTSSNGIIAWSTSGSGTFDDNTIDNPTYNFGSDESGIIKLTKTVGNLGCSSVSDDMTITFIPGPTANAGTGGNECDLDFTLSAVASVGVGTWTNTGGLGNAVFLPDANTPNATVNVDSYGTYDFTWTELSNGCTDSDNISISFFQQPVADAGVGGDECAFDYTLSAISSSGLGSWTKESGLGNISFSPNANDPKAIVTTDIYGSYKLRWTETNGSCMDYDEIIVNFYEQPIVDAGTGGGECDLDFIFNAIPSVGSGKWTQVSGPGTSSFFPNSSLSASTVTVSNFGSYQFLWTETNGNCTDSEIIDVDFYDQPVAIIGNGGNMCGLSFSLTATPSVGNGTWTKISGSGNASFSPNSNSANSVVTVDAYDTYSFRWTEDNGSCTASDEIIVNFYEQPIANSGFGGDQCGLEYSLSAIPSAGLGVWQKISGNGNVAFTPNANSPDATVTVDAYDSYQFMWTEISGECSDNDIVNIIFQEQPIANAGLDINMVFADQVQLNAVLSTDGTGEWTVISGNANLFDRFSPNTFLDKLGLGENILLWTETNQFCNDSDEIKLAVDKLFIPTVITPNGDDRNEYFIIRGSDNLSDIQLSIFNRGGVEIFTDKNYKNNWNGLDRNGIKLPMDTYFYVIKLKTNKVFKGYVVIKR; encoded by the coding sequence ATGAAAAGACCTTTACTCTTTGTAGTATTTTTTTTATTGTTATTTGCATCGGTTGTAATGGGAACATTTAGCCGATTATCTGCTAGTGAAAATTTTAAAGATGATGTTTTTTCAGAACTAGCGACGCTTCCCAACTCACCACCTCCAGTACCTATTAATGATTTACCTTGCGATGCAATTTCTCTTTCAACCAAATTACTCTGCACATATGCATCCTATGATAATCTAGAAGCAACAAATAGTGAAGATTTTGATAGCACAATCCCTAATCCAAGTTGTGGGAATTATAATGGTGGCGATGTTTGGTTTACGGCAAAGGTTCCTAGCTCAGGTGAAATAACAATAGAGGTAAATTCTCTTTCTGGCGGGATTGGACAATTGAACTTTATTGTTTACAGCGGAACTTGTACTTCTTTATATGAAATTGGATGTTATCCAAGCACTATTACTAAATCAGACGATTTTACAGGAAGAACTCCGCATGAAATACTCTTTATAAGAGTATATGACGAAGGAAATGATGAACTCGTGAATTTTCAAATTTGTGCCTCGGGTCCCTGTGCAGATGTAGTTGCAGATGCTGGTTTCGATGGAGAGTCCTGTGATTTAAATTTTACCTTTAACGCGACAGGATCTGGTGAATGGAGTGAGATTTCAGCGCCTCAAGACGGCAGCATAATATCATACAGTCCGAACAATACTGATTCTATTGCCAATGTTGCAGTATCAACCATTGGGGAATATGAATTTGAATGGAAGGTAACTAATGGTGTATGTACTGATACGGATACAGTTATGGTTGATTTTATTCAGCCACCTTTTGCTGTGCTTGATTCAATTAAAAAAGTTTGTTCCAAGCTTGTTGATTATTTAACAGCATTGCCAAGTGTTGGTACCCCAGTGTGGAGGCAAGAATCTGGACCAAGTTCAGCTGTCTTTGATTCGACTACATATTATACTTTCTTTAAACCAGAAATTACAGTAACTGAATATGGTACGTATGAGTTTATATTAAATGTTACAAATCGTAATTGTTCTGCCGAAGATACGATTATTATGGTTTTTTATGAAGAACCAACAATTGCAAGTGTTGCTGGACCATTAAATAGTTGTGGTACATTAACCAGCGAACCTCTTAGCGGAAACACACCTTCGGTTGGCATTGGAACATGGTCACAAGTCTCTGGTCCCGGAATTGCAACATTTAGTAATATTAATTCTGGTAATGCAACTGCAACTGTTGATGTAAAAGGTGAGTATTTATATCAGTGGTCTATTAGGAATGATTCTTGTCCAGCTAGTACTGCAGATATTTCGGTAAGTTATTACGACAGCCCAACAAATGCAAGTGTTGGGATTGATCAAGAATATTGTAATGTACTTACAAGTTTAAGCTTGGGTGGCAATACACCAGTAGTTGGAATTGGCTCATGGTCGCAAATATCAGGAACTGGCACATCAACTTTTAGTAGTAATAATTCTGGTACTTCAACCGCTACTGCAACTGATTACGGAACTTACGTTTACAGGTGGACAATTGGCAACGAAACATGTGATTCAACCCGAGCGGAATTAACGGTAAATTTCTATGAAACACCAACTGCTGCAAGTGTAGGTTCCGATCAGGATATTTGTAGTACTGATATTATTACGACTCAAAGCGGAGCATTAGGAGGCAATAATGTATCTCTTCCAATGCTGGGAACTTGGTCTCAAGTCTCAGGTCCAGGAACAAATACAACAACATTTAGTGATGTTAATTCAGGAAACTCAACTGCGACCCCAACTGATTATGGAACTTACGTTTACAGGTGGACAATTGGAAACGGAAATTGTGATTCAACCAGAGCGGAATTAACGATAAATTTCTATGAAATACCATCTATCGCGAGTGTTGGAGAAGATCAGAATCAATGTGCTACACTAACAAGTACAAGTCTTGGTGGAAACGAACCAACTGCAGGAACAGGAACATGGTCCCAAGTCTCAGGTCCCGGCACAAACACAACAGCATTCAGTGATATTAATTCAGGAAGCTCAACTGCGACCCCAACTGATTACGGAACCTACGTTTACAGGTGGACAATTGGAAATGGAACCTGTGATTCAACCCGAGCGGAATTAACGGTAAGTTTCTATGAAAAACCAACTGCAGCAAGTGTTGGTTTCGATCAGGATATTTGTAGTTCTGATATTCTTGCGACTCAAAGTGGAGCATTAGGAGGCAATAATGTATCTCTTCCAATGCTGGGAACTTGGTCTCAAGTCTCAGGTCCTGGAACAAATACAACCACATTCAGTGATATTAATTCAGGAAGCTCAACTGCGACCCCAACTGATTACGGAACTTACGTTTACAGGTGGACAATCAACAATGGTACTTGTACACCAAGCACAGCAGATATAACTGTGAACTTCTATCAGACACCTACCACTGCTACAGTTGGGAGCAGTCAAGATCAATGCGGAACTTTAACAAGTTTAGGTTTGGGTGGAAATACTCCAACAGCAGGAACTGGTTCATGGTCGCAATTTTCTGGTCCGGGAACAAATACAACCACATTCAGTGATATTAATTCAGGAATTTCTACAGCTACTGCAACTGATTACGGAACTTACGTTTACAGGTGGACAATTGGAAACGGAACCTGTGCTTCAACAGAAGCGGATATAACAGTGAATTTTTATCAGACACCAACCACTGCTACAGTCGGGAGCAGTCAAGATCAATGTGGAACATTAACAAGTACAGGTTTAGGTGGAAATACTCCTGTGGTTGGAACTGGCTCATGGACGCAAGTATTAGGAACTGGTACATCAACTTTTAGTAATGATAATTCTGGTACTTCAACCGCTACAGCAACAGCTTACGGAACTTACGTTTACAGGTGGACAATTGGCAACGAAACATGTGATTCAACCCGAGCGGAATTAACGGTAAATTTCTATGAAACACCAACTGCTGCAAGTGTAGGTTCCGATCAGGATATTTGTAGTCCTGATATTCTTACGACTCAAAGCGGAGCATTAGGAGGCAATAATGTATCTCTTCCAATGCTGGGAACTTGGTCTCAGGAGTCAGGTCCGGGAACAAATACCACAACATTCAGTGATATTAATTCAGGAAGCTCAACTGCGACCCCAACTGATTACGGAACTTACGTTTACAGGTGGACAATTGGCAACGGAACCTGTGACTCAACCCGAGCGGAATTAACGGTAAATTTCTATAAAACTCCAACTGCAGCAAGTGTAGGTTCAGATCAGGATATTTGTAGTTCCAATATTCTTGCGACTCAAAGCGGAGCATTAGGAGGTAATAATGTATCTCTTCCAATGCTGGGAACTTGGTCACAGGTATCAGGTCCGGAAACAACAACATTCAGTAATATTAATTCAGGAAGCTCAACAGCCAGACCAACTGCTTACGGAACTTACGTTTACCGCTGGACAATCAACAATGGTACTTGTACTCCTGAAACAGCAGATGTAAGCGTAAACTTTTATGAATCTCCAACCACAGCTACAGTTGGGAGCATTCAAGAACGATGTGGAACATTGACTAGTACAAGTCTTGGAGGAAATACTGCTGTGGTTGGGACTGGAATATGGTCTCAAGTCTCAGGTCCCAGCACAAACACAACGACATTCAGTACTATCAATTCCGGAAGTTCTACGGCTACAGCAAGTGATTACGGGACTTACATTTACCGGTGGACAATTGGTAACGGGACTTGTACGCCAAGCACAGCAGATATAACGGTGAACTTTTATCAGACACCATCGGTTGCCACAGTTGGTAGCAGTCAAGATCAATGCGGAACTTTAACAAGTTTAGGTTTGGGTGGAAATACTCCAACAGCAGGAACTGGTTTATGGTCGCAATTTTCTGGTCCGGGAACAAACACAACCACATTCAGTGATATTAATTCAGGAATTTCTACAGCTACTGCAACTGATTACGGAACTTACGTTTACAGGTGGATAATTGGTAACGGAACCTGTGACTCAACAGAAGCGGATATAACAGTGAACTTTTATCAGACACCAACCACTGCTGCAGTTGGGAGCAGTCAAGATCAATGTGGAACATTAACAAGTACAGGTTTAAGTGGAAATACTCCTGTGGTTGGAACTGGCTCATGGTCGCAAATATTAGGAACTGGTACATCAACTTTTAGTAATGATAATTCTGGAAGTTCTGCGGCTACAGCAAGTGATTACGGAACTTACATTTACCGGTGGACAATTGGCAACGAAACCTGTGATTCAACCCGAGCGGAATTAACGGTAAATTTCTATGAAACACCTAGCACTGCAACAGTTGGGAGCAATCAGGATCAATGCGCTACACTAACAAGTACAAGTTTGGGAGGAAATACTCCTGTGGTTGGGACTGGAACTTGGTCTCAGGAGTCAGGTCCTGGATCAAATACAACCACATTCAGTGATATTAATTCAGGAAGTTCTACAGCTACTGCAACTGATTACGGAACTTACGTTTACAGGTGGACAATCAACAATGGTACTTGTACACCAAGCACAGCAGATATAACGGTGAACTTCTATCAGACACCAACCACTGCTACAGTTGGGAGCAGTCAAGATCAATGCGGAACTTTAACAAGTTTAGGTTTGGGTGGAAATACTCCAACAGCAGGAACTGGTTCATGGTCGCAATTTTCTGGTCCGGGAACAAATACAACCACATTCAGTGATATTAATTCAGGAAGTTCGACAGCTACTGCAACTGATTACGGAACTTACGTTTACAGGTGGACAATTGGTAACGGAACCTGTGCTTCAACAGAAGCGGATATAACAGTGAATTTTTATCAGACACCAACCACTGCTACAGTCGGGAGCAGTCAAGATCAATGTGGAACCTTAACAAGTACAGGTTTAGGTGGAAATACTCCTGTGGTTGGAACTGGCTCATGGACGCAAGTATTAGGAACTGGTACATCAACTTTTAGTAATGATAATTCTGGTACTTCAACCGCTACAGCAACAGCTTACGGAACTTACGTTTACAGGTGGACAATTGGCAACGAAACATGTGATTCAACCCGAGCGGAATTAACGGTAAATTTCTATGAAACACCAACTGCTGCAAGTGTAGGTTCCGATCAGGATATTTGTAGTCCTGATATTCTTACGACTCAAAGCGGAGCATTAGGAGGCAATAATGTATCTCTTCCAATGCTGGGAACTTGGTCTCAGGAGTCAGGTCCGGGAACAAATACCACAACATTCAGTGATATTAATTCAGGAAGCTCAACTGCGACCCCAACTGATTACGGAACTTACGTTTACAGGTGGACAATTGGCAACGGAACCTGTGACTCAACCCGAGCGGAATTAACGGTAAATTTCTATAAAACTCCAACTGCAGCAAGTGTAGGTTCCGTTCAGGATATTTGTAGTTCTGATATTCTTACGACTCAAAGCGGAGCATTAGGAGGCAATAATGTATCTCTTCCAATGCTGGGAACTTGGTCACAGGTATCAGGTCCGGGAACCACAACATTCAGTAATATCAATTCAGGAAGCTCAACTGCCAAACCAACTGCTTACGGAACTTACGTTTACCGCTGGACAATCAACAATGGTACTTGTACTCCTGAAACAGCAGATGTAAGCGTAAACTTTTATGAATCTCCAACCACAGCTACAGTTGGGAGCATTCAAGAACGATGTGGAACATTAACCAGTATAAGTCTTGGAGGAAATACTCCGACAGCCGGAACTGGCTCTTGGTCGCAATTATCAGGTCCTGGTACAAGCACATTTAGCAGTGTTAATTCCGGAGGTTCTACTGCTACCGTAACTAATTACGGAACTTACGTTTACAGGTGGACAATTGCTAATGAAACTTGTACTTCAAGTAGGGCAGATATAAGTGTAACTTACTATCAAGCACCATCCTTAGCTAGTGTTGGAGTAAATCAGAATATTTGTAGTGATCTTTCAAGCACAAGTTTAGGGGGTAATACTCCATGGGTGGGTATTGGTTCTTGGTCTCAGGTTTCGGGCCTTGGAACAACAATATTTAGCAATGTTAATTTCGGAAACGCAATAGCGACGGCAAGTCAACCTGGCTCTTACATTTACAGATGGACGATTAGCAATGGTTCTTGTACTTCAAACAAAGAGGATATTGTTGTCAATTTTTATGAAGGACCAACTGTTGCAAGTGCAGGAGGTGATCAAAGTTATTGTGACGTATTAAGCAGCATAAGCTTAGGTGCAAATGCACCAACAATTGGAAGTGGGTCATGGACACAGATTTCAGGACCTAGTTCTACAATTTTCAGTTCAACCACATCCGAAAATGCTATAGCTACAGTTACTTCTTACGGAACTTATTTGTATCGATGGACAATTGCCAATGGAATCTGTATAAGTACAGATGATGTTACCATTAATTTTAATCAAACTCCTGTTTCTTATGCCGGTACAGACGATAATATCTGCGGAGGAAGTAATTATGCAATTTTAGGTAGTACTTCATCAAATGGAATAATTGCGTGGAGTACTAGTGGGAGTGGAACATTTGATGATAATACAATCGATAATCCAACTTACAATTTTGGAAGTGATGAATCAGGGATTATAAAGCTTACTAAGACTGTCGGAAATCTTGGATGTTCGTCTGTGAGTGATGATATGACGATTACATTTATACCTGGACCAACAGCTAACGCAGGCACAGGAGGGAATGAATGTGATCTTGATTTCACGTTGTCTGCAGTCGCTAGTGTAGGAGTAGGGACATGGACTAATACGGGAGGATTAGGCAATGCAGTGTTCTTACCTGATGCCAATACTCCTAATGCAACGGTAAATGTAGATTCTTACGGTACATATGACTTTACCTGGACGGAACTTAGTAACGGTTGTACTGACAGTGACAATATAAGTATAAGTTTTTTTCAGCAACCTGTTGCTGATGCTGGAGTTGGTGGAGATGAATGTGCTTTTGATTATACCCTTTCAGCAATTTCAAGCTCAGGGTTAGGATCATGGACAAAAGAATCTGGTCTTGGAAATATTAGCTTTTCTCCAAATGCAAATGATCCCAAAGCAATAGTTACTACTGATATATACGGATCCTATAAATTGAGATGGACCGAAACGAACGGATCTTGCATGGATTACGATGAAATAATTGTTAATTTTTATGAGCAACCTATTGTTGATGCCGGAACAGGGGGAGGTGAATGTGATTTAGATTTTATTTTTAATGCGATTCCTAGTGTTGGATCAGGAAAATGGACTCAGGTATCTGGACCCGGAACATCAAGTTTCTTTCCGAACAGTAGCTTATCTGCAAGCACTGTTACTGTAAGTAATTTTGGTTCATATCAATTTTTGTGGACAGAAACCAATGGGAATTGTACCGACTCTGAAATAATTGATGTTGATTTTTACGATCAACCAGTTGCAATCATTGGTAATGGAGGAAATATGTGTGGTTTAAGCTTTTCGTTAACAGCAACACCTAGTGTTGGAAATGGTACATGGACAAAAATCTCAGGCAGTGGTAATGCTTCTTTCTCGCCAAATTCAAATTCCGCAAATAGTGTTGTCACAGTTGATGCTTATGATACCTATTCATTTAGATGGACTGAGGACAATGGTTCGTGCACAGCTAGCGATGAAATAATTGTTAATTTTTATGAGCAACCAATCGCTAATTCAGGTTTTGGAGGTGATCAATGTGGACTTGAATACTCTCTTTCAGCGATCCCAAGTGCGGGGCTGGGTGTTTGGCAAAAAATATCAGGAAATGGGAATGTTGCATTTACGCCAAACGCTAATTCTCCCGATGCTACTGTCACTGTTGATGCATATGATAGCTATCAGTTTATGTGGACTGAAATTAGTGGAGAATGTTCCGATAATGATATTGTCAATATCATTTTCCAAGAACAGCCCATTGCAAATGCAGGACTGGATATAAATATGGTATTTGCAGATCAAGTTCAGTTAAATGCTGTTTTATCAACAGATGGAACTGGTGAATGGACAGTTATAAGTGGTAATGCAAATTTATTTGATCGATTCTCGCCGAATACTTTTTTAGATAAACTTGGCTTAGGTGAAAACATCCTTCTCTGGACAGAAACGAATCAATTTTGCAACGATTCTGATGAGATAAAACTAGCTGTAGATAAATTATTCATCCCCACAGTAATAACACCCAACGGAGATGATCGAAACGAGTATTTTATTATAAGAGGATCGGATAATTTGAGCGATATTCAATTAAGTATTTTTAATAGAGGAGGAGTTGAAATATTCACAGATAAAAATTATAAAAACAATTGGAATGGTCTTGACAGAAATGGTATTAAACTCCCAATGGACACATATTTTTATGTGATTAAATTGAAAACAAACAAAGTGTTTAAGGGATACGTAGTTATAAAGAGATAG